In Saccharicrinis fermentans DSM 9555 = JCM 21142, a genomic segment contains:
- a CDS encoding C1 family peptidase, translating to MRNLKLTSIVMLAFIALNNISAQEEQEEGYQFETIYDLEATPVKNQYRSGTCWSFSGLSFLESEAIKNGKGSFDLSEMFVVRNCYSDKATKYVRLHGSLNFGGGGSFEDVLYTLRNYGLVPEEVYTGLNYGESKHVHGEMDNLLKAYVDGVIQNKNKKLTSVWHKGFNGILDAYLGEYPESFTYKGKNYTPQTFAKEATGLNADDYIIVTSFTHHPYYSKFIFEVPDNWVWGEVYNVSLEDLKNIMHTTLEKGHTFGWASDVSEKGFTFRNGVAIVPESDIEEMDGSERSKWETMTKAEREKLMYSFKGPVSEKVITPEMRQAQFDNYLSTDDHGMHITGMVKDQEGTIYYKVKNSWDTNNKYDGYLYASESFVLLKTMNIMINKNTLPKDIKKKLGIK from the coding sequence ATGAGGAATTTGAAGTTGACAAGTATTGTTATGCTGGCTTTTATAGCCTTGAATAACATTAGTGCGCAGGAGGAACAGGAAGAAGGGTATCAATTTGAAACCATTTACGATTTGGAGGCAACTCCGGTGAAAAACCAATATCGCTCAGGCACATGTTGGAGTTTTTCCGGACTTTCATTTTTAGAATCAGAGGCTATAAAGAACGGAAAGGGCTCTTTTGATTTGTCTGAAATGTTTGTTGTGAGAAACTGCTATTCAGACAAGGCAACTAAATATGTACGTTTGCACGGCTCTTTGAATTTTGGTGGAGGCGGATCCTTTGAAGATGTGCTTTATACCTTGCGTAACTATGGTTTAGTACCAGAAGAAGTATACACCGGACTGAATTATGGTGAGTCTAAGCATGTGCATGGGGAGATGGATAACCTGTTAAAAGCTTATGTGGATGGTGTGATCCAGAATAAGAATAAAAAACTGACATCTGTTTGGCATAAGGGATTCAATGGTATTTTAGATGCTTACTTGGGTGAATACCCTGAAAGTTTTACATATAAGGGAAAGAACTATACGCCTCAGACCTTTGCCAAAGAAGCAACGGGATTAAATGCCGATGATTATATCATCGTAACATCTTTCACACATCATCCATATTATTCGAAATTTATTTTTGAGGTTCCTGACAACTGGGTGTGGGGAGAGGTTTATAATGTTTCACTGGAGGATTTAAAGAATATCATGCATACAACCCTGGAGAAAGGCCATACTTTCGGTTGGGCATCTGATGTGAGTGAAAAGGGTTTTACGTTTAGAAATGGAGTGGCTATTGTTCCGGAAAGTGATATAGAAGAAATGGACGGTTCTGAGCGTTCCAAGTGGGAGACGATGACAAAGGCTGAGAGAGAAAAATTGATGTACAGTTTTAAGGGACCGGTGAGCGAGAAAGTAATTACTCCAGAAATGCGACAGGCTCAATTTGATAATTATTTAAGTACTGATGATCATGGTATGCATATTACAGGAATGGTAAAGGATCAGGAAGGTACTATATATTATAAAGTGAAAAACTCATGGGATACCAATAATAAGTACGATGGATATTTATATGCTTCTGAATCATTCGTTTTATTGAAAACGATGAATATCATGATTAATAAAAATACTTTACCCAAGGATATTAAAAAGAAGTTAGGTATTAAGTAG